One Panicum virgatum strain AP13 chromosome 9K, P.virgatum_v5, whole genome shotgun sequence genomic region harbors:
- the LOC120651450 gene encoding uncharacterized protein LOC120651450 — MPAPSTTRLGGIGGQRRPPRWPERQHVHDLVAVGTGEGRRRRVLVGEDGPLSPSPSSSRPHPAPHPSPPLRFGFVPGETMIGPSKALFMDEISTGLDSSSTFQHQVAAGH; from the exons ATGCCTGCGCCATCCACCACGCGGCTCGGTGGCatcggcgggcagcggcggccaccCCGGTGGCCAGAGCGACAACACGTGCACGACTTGGTGGCGGTGGGCACCGGcgagggccgccggcggcgggtgctGGTAGGCGAGGATGGGCCCCTGTCCCCGTCCCCGTCCTCGTCTCGTCCTCATCCCGCGCCGCACCCAAGTCCCCCTCTTCGATTCGGCTTTGTCCCCG GTGAGACAATGATAGGACCTTCAAAGGCACTCTTCATGGACGAAATATCCACTGGGTTGGACAGCTCAAGTACCTTCCAG CATCAGGTGGCTGCCGGCCACTAG